The following are from one region of the Acidobacteriota bacterium genome:
- the mltG gene encoding endolytic transglycosylase MltG produces MILRILKGFLTAALMGILGFSAWIVPGLYRPVAGPGDPPVLFEAGRGSSAALLGRELQDRGMIHDRRVFLAAYRLFFHPETLKAGDYGLSFPLTTKDVLIDFSQGRLLLQTLTIPEGLIIEETAEAVIAQGFLQASDFAEAAQNPDLISAVDPQAFDMEGYLFPDTYHLSRKATSRAILRMMTGQFLRVFNDDWRQRADEIGMSVRDVVILASLIEKETSLERERDVVASVFHNRLRIGMKLDCDPTIIFALKKEGRFTGRLRTRDMRDPTPYNTYVHRGLPPGPICSPGRNSLYAALYPAETEYFFFVSRNDGSHHFSRTYREHLAAVRKYQLKK; encoded by the coding sequence ATGATTCTCCGGATTCTTAAAGGATTTCTGACGGCGGCCCTGATGGGAATCCTGGGTTTTTCGGCCTGGATCGTTCCCGGGCTCTACCGTCCCGTCGCCGGGCCGGGCGACCCGCCGGTTTTATTCGAAGCCGGACGCGGGTCGAGCGCCGCTCTCCTCGGCCGCGAACTTCAGGACCGGGGGATGATCCACGACCGCCGGGTTTTCCTCGCCGCCTACCGCCTTTTTTTTCATCCCGAAACGCTCAAAGCCGGCGATTACGGTCTGTCCTTTCCCCTGACGACAAAAGACGTCCTGATCGATTTTTCGCAGGGCCGGCTTCTGCTGCAGACCTTGACCATTCCGGAAGGGCTGATCATCGAGGAGACGGCCGAAGCCGTGATCGCCCAGGGATTTCTCCAGGCCTCCGATTTCGCCGAAGCCGCCCAAAACCCGGATCTCATCTCCGCCGTCGATCCCCAGGCCTTCGACATGGAGGGCTATCTTTTTCCCGACACCTATCATCTCTCGCGGAAAGCGACATCCCGGGCCATCCTGCGCATGATGACCGGCCAGTTCCTCCGGGTTTTCAACGACGACTGGCGACAACGGGCGGACGAGATCGGGATGTCGGTCCGGGACGTCGTCATTCTGGCCTCGCTTATCGAAAAGGAGACCTCCCTCGAAAGGGAGCGGGACGTCGTCGCCTCGGTCTTTCACAACCGCCTGCGCATCGGCATGAAACTGGACTGCGACCCGACCATCATCTTCGCCCTGAAAAAAGAAGGGCGGTTCACGGGCCGCCTCCGGACACGCGACATGCGCGACCCAACCCCCTATAATACCTACGTCCACCGCGGACTGCCGCCCGGACCCATCTGCAGTCCGGGCCGAAACTCTCTCTACGCCGCCCTTTATCCGGCCGAAACCGAATACTTCTTTTTCGTTTCGCGAAACGACGGCAGCCACCATTTCAGCCGGACCTATCGGGAACACCTGGCCGCCGTTCGGAAATACCAGTTGAAAAAATAG
- a CDS encoding GWxTD domain-containing protein — MTIRRLVGLAAAGFFLVSCATGPKVVLDPESRDFYETARLIMSSEERAIFNHLPDAEARREFIDEFWARRDPDPLTEENEYKIEFEHRVDHANRFFREGGPGWNTDRGRIYIHMGAPDKIEQFYTHDDPGVRGAILWWVYYAYDLGIEFVDEAGYGQFKIRQISGDFFDALDSFKLGQSFGRDGFFLKNIVRFKLDYNAERGDITILIPANALTFRDEDGDLAVDLEFDVTIYQREGASRDAFREVRTYRASERDIRDAGEIPFVFSRNLPAGTNYVDVIIRGREGGSGQARKIFTVRVR; from the coding sequence ATGACGATACGTCGCCTGGTCGGTCTCGCGGCGGCCGGGTTTTTTCTGGTTTCCTGCGCCACGGGCCCGAAAGTCGTGCTGGACCCCGAAAGCCGGGATTTTTATGAGACGGCCCGGCTGATCATGTCCTCGGAGGAGCGGGCCATTTTCAACCATCTTCCCGACGCCGAGGCCCGCCGGGAGTTCATCGACGAGTTCTGGGCCCGGCGCGACCCGGATCCTCTGACCGAGGAGAACGAATACAAGATCGAATTTGAACACCGTGTCGACCATGCCAACAGGTTTTTCCGGGAGGGGGGACCGGGCTGGAATACGGACCGGGGCCGGATCTACATCCATATGGGTGCGCCCGACAAGATCGAGCAGTTTTACACCCACGACGATCCGGGAGTCCGCGGCGCCATCCTGTGGTGGGTCTACTACGCCTACGACCTGGGCATCGAATTCGTGGACGAGGCCGGATACGGCCAGTTCAAGATCCGTCAGATCTCGGGCGACTTCTTCGACGCCCTGGACAGCTTCAAGCTCGGCCAGTCTTTCGGCCGCGACGGGTTTTTTTTGAAGAACATCGTCCGATTCAAGCTGGATTATAACGCGGAACGTGGAGACATCACAATCCTCATCCCCGCAAACGCCCTAACTTTCCGCGACGAGGACGGCGACTTGGCCGTCGACCTGGAGTTCGACGTCACGATCTATCAGCGCGAGGGCGCATCCCGGGATGCGTTCCGGGAGGTCCGGACGTATCGCGCCTCCGAGCGGGACATCCGCGACGCCGGGGAGATCCCGTTCGTCTTTTCCAGGAATCTGCCGGCCGGAACGAACTATGTCGACGTCATCATCCGCGGCCGCGAGGGCGGATCCGGCCAGGCCCGAAAAATCTTCACCGTCAGGGTGAGATAA
- a CDS encoding GWxTD domain-containing protein → MKRRFLTTVFLLLICLPALLVPGQKIDERDLHPKYQEWLKLVAYIILPVERDVFLKLQSDRDRDIFIDTFWKQRDPTPGTPENEYKDEIIKRFAHVNKFYGRATTREGWQTDMGRFYMILGEPSSIERFDTSWTVPAQAWSYYGDPRKGLPSQFVLLFFQRGGIGEYRLYDPVSDGPTALIVDKREIEDPFDYLALYEKLRQFSPMIAEYAISRVPGEYNYDFSPSPRNVIVLAEIIESPKKDVNPSYATHFLDYKGMVSTEYMTNFVESDSNVSILQDPGTGLHFVHFSIVPKTVHVDYYDPTSQYYCAFRLDVSLRVGDDVIFQYNRDFPLYFPERDVDRIQANGLAIEDVFPAAEGQFKLIALLQNSVGKEFSLMERDIEIPAAGGPPRLSEPLVGYRMESYPRDVHAPFKLGTGKAVLDPKRTFGSSEDVHFLFTVKNLTEALRSGGEIRIAVRGLQAENPIRKSYLIRLGGQIFSRILPLSHTIPAADLAPDYYEADITLIGDGGTVIDEQKTRFVVSPQRIVPHPIVHARAFPFANQFLYYYMLAQQYDRMNDVQKARDHYLRAHGFNPGYGEGAALFADFLVRRGDVDKALEVIEGLKDDERFQFDYFLLRGSALMAKARYEAAIESFLEGNKIYNSDIRLLNALGTCYRQTGETTRAVETFRASLKLNPEQPEIKAALTALEK, encoded by the coding sequence ATGAAACGACGTTTTTTGACTACGGTGTTTCTTCTTCTCATTTGTCTGCCGGCGCTTCTTGTCCCCGGACAGAAAATCGACGAGAGGGATCTTCATCCGAAATATCAGGAGTGGCTGAAGCTCGTCGCCTACATCATCCTTCCCGTCGAACGCGACGTTTTCCTGAAGCTGCAGTCGGACCGGGACCGCGACATTTTTATCGACACCTTCTGGAAACAGCGCGACCCGACACCGGGAACACCGGAAAACGAATACAAGGACGAGATCATCAAGCGATTCGCCCACGTCAACAAGTTCTACGGCCGCGCCACGACCCGCGAGGGCTGGCAGACCGACATGGGCCGCTTCTACATGATTCTCGGCGAGCCGTCCAGCATCGAACGCTTCGATACGTCCTGGACCGTTCCCGCCCAGGCTTGGTCTTATTATGGAGATCCCAGAAAGGGCCTGCCGTCCCAGTTCGTCCTTCTCTTTTTTCAGAGAGGCGGCATCGGCGAATACCGGCTTTATGACCCGGTCTCGGACGGCCCGACGGCCCTCATCGTCGACAAGAGGGAAATCGAGGATCCCTTCGATTACCTCGCTCTCTATGAAAAACTGCGACAGTTTTCGCCGATGATCGCCGAGTACGCGATCTCCCGGGTGCCCGGCGAGTACAACTACGACTTCAGCCCCTCGCCGCGAAACGTCATTGTCCTGGCCGAGATCATCGAATCGCCCAAGAAGGACGTCAATCCCTCCTACGCCACTCATTTCCTCGACTACAAGGGCATGGTGTCGACGGAGTACATGACCAACTTCGTCGAAAGCGACTCCAACGTTTCAATTCTCCAGGACCCGGGAACGGGCCTGCATTTCGTCCATTTCTCCATCGTCCCCAAGACGGTTCATGTCGACTACTACGATCCGACGAGCCAGTATTACTGCGCCTTCCGGCTCGATGTCAGCCTGCGGGTCGGCGATGACGTCATCTTCCAGTACAACCGCGATTTTCCTCTCTATTTCCCGGAACGCGACGTCGACCGGATCCAGGCCAACGGCCTGGCTATCGAGGATGTGTTCCCGGCGGCTGAAGGACAATTCAAGCTCATCGCGCTTCTCCAGAACTCCGTGGGCAAGGAATTCAGCCTGATGGAGAGGGACATCGAGATTCCCGCCGCGGGGGGCCCGCCCCGGCTTTCGGAGCCGCTGGTCGGCTACAGGATGGAATCCTATCCCCGGGACGTCCATGCGCCGTTCAAGCTGGGAACCGGAAAGGCCGTTCTTGACCCCAAGCGGACCTTCGGCTCTTCGGAGGACGTCCACTTCCTGTTCACCGTCAAGAACCTGACCGAGGCGCTGAGAAGCGGAGGAGAAATCCGCATTGCGGTCCGCGGCCTCCAGGCCGAAAACCCGATCCGAAAATCCTACCTCATCCGGCTGGGCGGCCAGATTTTCAGCCGGATTCTTCCGCTCAGCCACACCATTCCAGCCGCCGATCTCGCGCCCGACTATTACGAAGCGGACATCACTCTGATCGGGGATGGAGGGACCGTCATCGACGAGCAGAAGACACGGTTTGTCGTCTCCCCCCAGAGAATCGTGCCGCACCCGATCGTCCACGCCCGCGCTTTTCCCTTCGCCAACCAGTTCCTTTACTATTACATGCTGGCCCAGCAGTATGACAGGATGAACGACGTCCAGAAAGCCCGGGATCATTATCTCCGGGCCCACGGTTTCAATCCGGGGTATGGAGAAGGCGCCGCCCTCTTCGCCGATTTTCTCGTCAGGAGGGGCGACGTCGACAAAGCTCTGGAGGTTATCGAGGGACTCAAGGACGACGAGCGTTTCCAATTCGACTATTTTCTGCTGAGGGGATCGGCCCTGATGGCCAAGGCCCGGTATGAGGCGGCCATCGAAAGTTTTCTCGAGGGCAACAAGATCTACAACAGCGACATCCGCCTGCTGAACGCCCTGGGAACGTGTTATCGACAGACAGGGGAGACGACCCGGGCCGTCGAAACCTTCCGGGCGTCGCTCAAGCTCAATCCCGAACAGCCCGAAATCAAGGCCGCCCTCACCGCCCTCGAAAAGTAA
- a CDS encoding tetratricopeptide repeat protein, whose protein sequence is MKKTALCLALALLMMSGLQAQFQGRIDGVVTDDAGKPIDRVRVTIVSQRTASIQFEVITDRQGRFRQVGLHPGYYQVSFVKDGFMLSSTEVRVSVAGEERLVVTLHAAEQVLLKSLSEADGLFLKGNKLYADKKFAEAAAVYEKAVSLSAEHWGYHLNLGLAYKKLDRPEDAMCAFRRALELNPKSYSANKELGEMLALGGDFEAAKSYYEKAVELSPDDPDAHYNLGACLVNTGESEQALEHFLKTIELDPQYADAYYRAGTALIGLNRIEDAIANLEKFLEVAPDHAQAGIARQILQAIKK, encoded by the coding sequence ATGAAAAAAACAGCGCTGTGTCTTGCCTTAGCCCTCCTGATGATGTCCGGGCTTCAGGCCCAATTCCAGGGGAGAATCGACGGCGTGGTCACGGACGATGCCGGAAAACCGATCGACAGGGTCCGGGTGACCATCGTCTCCCAGCGGACGGCCTCGATCCAGTTCGAGGTCATAACCGATCGCCAGGGCCGTTTCCGCCAGGTCGGGCTTCATCCCGGCTACTACCAGGTGAGCTTTGTCAAAGACGGTTTTATGCTGTCGTCGACCGAGGTCCGGGTGAGCGTCGCCGGAGAGGAACGACTGGTTGTGACCCTGCATGCCGCCGAGCAGGTTCTCCTCAAGAGTCTGTCCGAGGCGGACGGTCTCTTCCTCAAAGGCAACAAACTTTATGCGGACAAGAAATTCGCGGAAGCCGCCGCCGTCTATGAAAAAGCCGTCTCTCTCAGTGCGGAGCATTGGGGCTATCATCTCAATCTCGGACTCGCTTATAAGAAATTGGACCGTCCCGAAGACGCCATGTGCGCTTTCCGCAGGGCCCTCGAACTCAACCCGAAGAGCTACAGCGCCAACAAGGAATTGGGCGAGATGCTGGCCCTCGGCGGGGATTTCGAGGCGGCCAAATCCTATTATGAAAAGGCCGTGGAGCTCAGCCCGGACGATCCCGACGCCCACTACAATCTGGGCGCCTGTCTGGTCAACACCGGAGAGTCCGAACAGGCTCTGGAGCATTTTCTCAAGACCATTGAACTCGATCCCCAATACGCCGACGCCTACTACCGGGCCGGAACGGCCCTCATCGGCCTGAATCGGATCGAGGATGCGATCGCCAACCTGGAGAAGTTTCTCGAGGTCGCACCCGACCACGCCCAGGCCGGGATCGCCCGCCAAATTCTCCAGGCGATCAAAAAATAA
- the ruvX gene encoding Holliday junction resolvase RuvX: MRILGIDHGDRHIGLAVSDPLGLTAQPLGTFDIRADDRENRRFFRDLAAKWDIKRIVLGYPLRMDGSAGTRAAKTETFAAWLRETLELPVDLWDERLTTREALHLLADRKLKGKTKKDVEDEVSAVIILAAYLESRRSDNHDSPDS; this comes from the coding sequence ATGAGAATCCTCGGCATCGATCACGGCGACCGCCACATCGGCCTGGCCGTGAGCGACCCGCTGGGATTGACCGCCCAGCCTCTCGGCACCTTCGATATCCGGGCCGACGACCGGGAAAACCGGCGGTTTTTCCGCGATCTCGCCGCCAAATGGGATATCAAGCGGATCGTCCTCGGTTATCCCCTGCGCATGGACGGGAGCGCGGGAACCCGGGCCGCGAAAACGGAGACCTTCGCCGCCTGGCTGCGCGAGACCCTGGAGCTCCCGGTCGATCTCTGGGATGAGCGCTTGACGACCCGGGAAGCCCTTCATCTGCTGGCCGACCGAAAGCTCAAGGGAAAGACAAAAAAGGACGTCGAGGACGAAGTCTCGGCCGTCATCATTCTCGCCGCCTACCTGGAAAGCCGGCGGTCCGATAACCATGATTCTCCGGATTCTTAA
- a CDS encoding tetratricopeptide repeat protein produces MKKILLLLAMILLLALFLLPQEYKGKGRILGIVLDEDDNPIEGATVKLIYPKSREGFSIKTDKEGRWVAAWIRGGPWDLDFEMTGYKPHKITFNVDEWKRNPEIVINLEKVEGLLMTDELRDMLNAGNALFDEKKFDEAIEAYVAITEKFPETYVIHLNIGNAYFAQEKYDLAEKSYLKVIEKDAKNADALLAIGNTYANRGDTEKALEWYGKIEFEKIKDPIVLYNIGTGLYNSGQFKDALKFYQRSVEIQENFLDGLYQLGLAHLNLNHIPDSVAAFEKYLQYDSDSQRAAQVRSFLDYLKKKQL; encoded by the coding sequence ATGAAAAAAATCTTGCTACTGCTGGCCATGATTCTGCTTCTTGCTCTTTTCCTTCTTCCCCAGGAATACAAGGGGAAAGGGAGGATTCTCGGCATCGTCCTCGACGAAGACGACAACCCTATTGAGGGTGCGACCGTCAAACTGATCTACCCCAAATCCAGAGAAGGATTCTCGATCAAGACCGACAAGGAAGGCCGCTGGGTCGCCGCCTGGATCCGGGGCGGTCCGTGGGATCTCGACTTTGAAATGACGGGATATAAGCCCCACAAAATCACATTCAATGTGGATGAGTGGAAGAGAAATCCCGAAATTGTCATCAATCTCGAGAAGGTGGAAGGGCTTCTCATGACCGACGAGCTTCGCGATATGTTGAACGCCGGGAACGCCCTATTCGACGAGAAAAAATTCGACGAGGCGATTGAAGCCTACGTTGCGATCACCGAGAAGTTCCCGGAAACCTACGTCATCCATCTCAATATCGGCAACGCCTATTTCGCCCAGGAAAAATACGACCTGGCCGAGAAAAGCTATCTCAAGGTGATTGAAAAAGACGCCAAGAACGCGGACGCCCTTCTGGCCATCGGAAACACCTACGCCAACCGCGGAGACACCGAGAAAGCCCTCGAATGGTACGGCAAGATCGAATTCGAAAAGATCAAGGATCCCATCGTCCTCTACAACATCGGGACGGGCCTCTACAACAGCGGGCAGTTCAAGGACGCCCTGAAGTTCTATCAGCGTTCCGTCGAAATCCAGGAAAATTTCCTGGACGGCCTCTACCAGCTCGGCCTGGCCCACCTCAACCTGAACCACATCCCGGATTCCGTGGCCGCCTTCGAAAAGTATCTTCAGTACGACTCCGACTCGCAGAGAGCCGCCCAGGTCCGCAGTTTTCTGGATTATCTGAAAAAAAAGCAACTCTGA
- a CDS encoding D-alanine--D-alanine ligase family protein, with amino-acid sequence MAKKIVVGLLFGGRSAEHDVSLVSAAAVASNLDRKKYNVVSIYVTRNGGWTLVDSPEAAARNPDRSKGLSFLPWTGGPRPKVPGIDIYFPVLHGPFGEDGTIQGLFEMAGAPYVGAGVPASAAGMDKAVSKTLFRARGLPVVRHLVILEDEWTDDRTGVLNQIRETFDPPLFVKPANLGSSVGITKVKRSDRTARAVETAFRYDRKILVEEGIAGREIECSVLGHREIRASLPGEVIPYREFYDYRDKYIDGKTRFAVPADLTPAVSRRIRSLAVEAFRAVDGSGMARVDFFLETATGKIFVNELNTIPGFTAISMYPKLWEVSGLSFPRLLDALIGLGFERHRGRKSCLERTGG; translated from the coding sequence ATGGCAAAAAAAATCGTCGTTGGCCTTCTCTTCGGCGGCCGGTCGGCCGAACACGACGTCTCTCTGGTTTCGGCGGCGGCCGTCGCCTCAAACCTGGACCGGAAAAAATACAACGTGGTTTCGATCTACGTCACGCGAAACGGCGGCTGGACACTCGTCGATTCCCCCGAGGCCGCGGCCCGAAATCCCGATCGGAGCAAAGGCCTGTCGTTTCTGCCCTGGACCGGAGGGCCGCGCCCGAAAGTTCCGGGGATCGACATCTATTTTCCCGTTCTCCACGGTCCCTTCGGCGAAGACGGAACCATCCAGGGGTTGTTCGAAATGGCCGGGGCGCCCTATGTCGGAGCCGGGGTTCCGGCCTCGGCCGCCGGCATGGACAAAGCCGTATCCAAAACGCTGTTCCGCGCAAGAGGCCTGCCCGTCGTCCGCCATCTCGTTATCCTCGAAGACGAATGGACGGACGACCGGACGGGCGTTCTGAATCAAATCCGCGAAACATTCGACCCGCCCCTGTTCGTCAAGCCCGCCAATTTGGGATCGAGCGTCGGCATCACCAAGGTCAAACGCTCCGACCGGACGGCCCGGGCCGTCGAGACCGCCTTCCGTTACGACCGCAAGATTTTGGTGGAAGAGGGCATCGCCGGGCGGGAGATCGAATGCAGTGTCCTGGGACACCGGGAGATCCGGGCGTCTCTTCCGGGCGAGGTCATCCCTTACCGGGAGTTCTACGATTACCGCGACAAGTACATCGACGGGAAAACGCGATTCGCCGTCCCGGCCGACCTGACTCCCGCCGTCTCGCGGCGGATCCGGAGCCTGGCCGTCGAGGCCTTCCGGGCCGTCGACGGATCCGGTATGGCCCGCGTGGATTTTTTCCTGGAGACCGCAACGGGTAAAATTTTCGTCAACGAACTCAATACCATCCCGGGATTCACGGCCATCAGCATGTATCCCAAGCTCTGGGAAGTGAGCGGCCTTTCGTTCCCCCGGCTTCTCGACGCCCTGATCGGCCTGGGCTTCGAGCGGCACCGGGGCCGGAAAAGCTGCCTGGAGAGAACCGGAGGATGA
- a CDS encoding carboxypeptidase regulatory-like domain-containing protein translates to MRKALIALCVLLLSVSAFAQTRTGNIYGKVVDPEGNALPGVSVTLTGQFTSQQTAVTNVEGNFRFLSLPPANDYAIRMELSGFRSSIEEGVVVVVGGNTNLTLTLAPGALEEEITVTAVTPMVDSKSTSVGTNVTQDILQSLPTARDPWVILQMAPSIITDRENVGGNESGQQSSYVARGASNYNNNVWSMDGVVITDPAAIGASPSYYDFDAFEEMQIIVGGADVTVQTGGIAMNMVTRRGGNRITFGGRFYVTDEKFQALKEDEVAKIKEKEPLFRGVNKINRNKDYGFNIGLPLIKDRAWFWASYGEQDIKTTTIFGTPDDTLLQNYAAKLNIQPIPQNRIEVFFHIGAKNKFGRSTSASNPEGLYQGGRYYFGSPVVKIQDEHMFGDSLFVSLKYNWYDAGFNLTPMTDRQFNQVPIWDVTDQRYYGSQASRYYVERPVTQYNALINYFNDNLFGASHDVKLGVEYADRNQYVESVWSGNMRRYRRYNTPQIDLTGDGNRNVPGASWNYFSFWRGYFRDQNVKALSVFGQDTISVGRFNILLGLRWDQQTPSLNPFSVRSLNNENGAVDKLMTPQTATALEALLPALDIPQQNHYYTDGSKYMWSIFSPRIGLTWDATGDGKTLVKLSAATYGDYMGTGWADYATPGGASGWMDMWWNDVNGNGMMDLNELFWLNRRGLVGGTLYSPYRLFNDAGQFAGNWDDAAGLYWGGYDYLNPGKTTAPLRQSNPNHGSTRTSEVMLTVERELFQDFAMSAVGTYRKYDQFNWNLKIWKDAAGNTILTEDQSMYLSAGRPPATIPGIGDTKEAKNHDWYYANATYTTYSAYSERMERPDYNMDYIGFDILLNKRLSNKWMANANFTWQAQAQKFGSKGYMNPTNLWAYEGQPQAAYVGGASGKINQHIYSRWMFKASGLYQLPYDINVSGTFNMREGWVMDEYFAFYNYTLPNPLSQSANLRMNEFGTNRLPLFYNLGMRVEKMLRIGDTGRIYVMADIFNVLNKLVENRREQMYYGAYYMYANPALNRFVPWPNFNYLNEVLNPRVVRLGVRFTF, encoded by the coding sequence GTGCGAAAAGCTTTAATTGCTCTTTGCGTGCTGCTCCTTTCCGTATCCGCGTTCGCTCAGACGCGAACCGGTAACATTTACGGAAAGGTCGTCGATCCCGAAGGGAACGCGCTCCCCGGGGTCTCGGTCACGCTGACGGGCCAGTTTACGTCCCAGCAAACAGCGGTGACCAATGTGGAAGGAAACTTCCGCTTCCTGTCCCTTCCCCCGGCCAATGACTATGCCATCAGAATGGAGCTGTCCGGCTTCCGGAGCTCGATCGAGGAAGGCGTCGTCGTGGTCGTCGGCGGAAACACCAACCTGACCCTGACGCTCGCCCCCGGTGCGCTGGAGGAAGAGATCACGGTCACGGCGGTTACCCCCATGGTGGACTCGAAGTCGACCTCGGTGGGCACGAACGTCACGCAGGACATCCTGCAGTCGCTGCCGACGGCGCGCGACCCCTGGGTCATCCTGCAGATGGCTCCGTCCATCATCACCGACCGTGAAAACGTCGGCGGCAACGAGTCCGGCCAGCAGTCGAGCTACGTCGCCCGCGGCGCCTCGAACTACAACAACAACGTCTGGTCGATGGACGGCGTCGTCATCACCGACCCGGCGGCCATCGGCGCCTCGCCCAGCTACTACGACTTCGACGCCTTCGAAGAGATGCAGATCATCGTCGGCGGCGCGGACGTCACCGTGCAGACGGGCGGCATCGCCATGAACATGGTCACCCGCCGCGGCGGAAACCGGATCACCTTTGGCGGCCGTTTCTACGTCACGGACGAGAAGTTCCAGGCCCTGAAGGAAGACGAAGTCGCCAAGATCAAGGAAAAAGAGCCTCTCTTCCGGGGCGTCAATAAGATCAACCGGAACAAGGACTACGGCTTCAACATTGGTCTTCCGCTGATCAAGGATCGCGCCTGGTTCTGGGCCTCCTACGGCGAACAGGACATCAAGACGACGACGATCTTCGGAACGCCCGATGACACCCTCCTCCAGAACTACGCGGCCAAGCTGAACATCCAGCCCATCCCGCAGAACCGGATCGAGGTTTTCTTCCACATCGGCGCCAAGAACAAGTTTGGCCGGTCCACGTCGGCTTCGAACCCCGAAGGCCTCTACCAGGGCGGCCGCTACTACTTCGGAAGCCCTGTCGTCAAGATTCAGGACGAGCACATGTTCGGCGACAGCCTGTTCGTGTCGCTGAAGTACAACTGGTACGACGCCGGGTTCAACCTGACTCCGATGACCGACCGCCAGTTCAACCAGGTCCCGATCTGGGACGTCACCGATCAGCGCTACTATGGTTCGCAGGCCAGCCGCTACTATGTCGAGCGGCCGGTCACCCAGTACAACGCCCTGATCAACTACTTCAACGACAACCTGTTCGGCGCCAGCCACGACGTCAAGCTGGGTGTCGAATACGCCGACCGGAACCAGTACGTCGAATCCGTCTGGTCCGGAAACATGAGGCGTTACCGCAGATACAACACCCCGCAGATCGATCTTACGGGCGACGGCAACCGCAATGTCCCCGGAGCGAGCTGGAACTACTTCTCGTTCTGGCGGGGCTACTTCCGCGACCAGAACGTCAAGGCTCTGTCCGTCTTCGGTCAGGACACGATCAGCGTCGGCCGTTTCAACATTCTCCTCGGCCTGCGCTGGGACCAGCAGACTCCTTCGCTGAACCCCTTCAGCGTCCGCTCGCTCAATAACGAAAACGGAGCCGTGGACAAACTCATGACCCCCCAGACCGCGACCGCTCTTGAAGCGCTTCTCCCCGCCCTCGATATTCCCCAACAGAATCACTACTACACGGACGGCAGCAAGTACATGTGGTCCATCTTCTCGCCTCGCATCGGCCTGACCTGGGATGCGACCGGCGACGGCAAGACGCTCGTCAAGCTGTCCGCCGCGACCTACGGCGACTACATGGGCACGGGCTGGGCCGACTATGCCACCCCGGGCGGCGCCTCGGGCTGGATGGACATGTGGTGGAACGACGTCAACGGCAACGGCATGATGGATCTCAATGAGCTCTTCTGGCTGAACCGCCGCGGTTTGGTCGGAGGCACGCTCTATTCGCCGTACCGTCTCTTCAACGACGCCGGGCAGTTTGCCGGCAACTGGGATGATGCGGCCGGCCTCTACTGGGGCGGCTACGATTACCTCAATCCCGGCAAAACCACCGCTCCTCTCAGACAGTCGAACCCCAATCACGGCTCCACCCGCACCTCCGAAGTCATGCTGACCGTCGAGCGGGAACTCTTCCAGGACTTCGCCATGTCGGCTGTCGGAACCTACCGCAAGTACGATCAGTTCAATTGGAATCTCAAGATCTGGAAAGACGCCGCCGGGAACACGATCCTGACGGAAGATCAGTCCATGTATCTCTCGGCCGGACGTCCGCCGGCCACGATCCCCGGCATCGGCGACACCAAGGAAGCCAAGAATCACGACTGGTATTACGCGAACGCAACCTACACCACCTACTCCGCCTACTCCGAACGGATGGAACGGCCCGACTACAACATGGATTACATCGGCTTCGACATCCTGCTCAACAAGCGGCTCTCCAACAAATGGATGGCCAACGCCAACTTCACCTGGCAGGCCCAGGCCCAGAAATTCGGCTCCAAGGGTTACATGAACCCGACCAACCTGTGGGCCTATGAAGGCCAGCCGCAGGCGGCCTACGTCGGCGGCGCTTCCGGAAAGATCAACCAGCACATCTATTCCCGCTGGATGTTCAAGGCCTCCGGTCTCTACCAGCTCCCCTACGACATCAATGTTTCCGGAACCTTCAACATGCGCGAAGGCTGGGTTATGGACGAATACTTCGCCTTCTACAACTACACCCTGCCCAACCCGCTGTCCCAGTCCGCCAACCTGCGGATGAATGAATTCGGCACCAACCGCCTGCCCCTCTTCTACAATCTGGGGATGCGCGTCGAAAAGATGCTCCGCATCGGCGACACCGGCCGGATCTATGTCATGGCCGACATCTTCAACGTGCTGAACAAGCTCGTCGAAAACCGCCGCGAGCAGATGTACTACGGCGCCTACTACATGTACGCCAACCCCGCCCTGAACCGCTTCGTCCCCTGGCCGAACTTCAACTACCTGAACGAGGTTCTCAACCCCCGCGTCGTACGCCTGGGCGTCCGCTTCACGTTCTAG